CAAGTGAGATACAAAGGAAAAAATATTTCTGAAGTTCTTGAAATGACAGTTGAGGAAGCACTTTCTTTTTTTGAGAATATCCCAAAGATAAAAAAGAAATTACAAACTTTGTATGATGTTGGTTTAGGGTATATTCAACTTGGACAATCTTCTGTAACCATCAGTGGTGGTGAAGCACAGAGAATTAAACTGGCCTCTGAATTATATAAAAAAGATACAGGTAAAACTTTATATATATTAGATGAACCCACAACCGGCTTGCATTTTGAAGATATCAATAAACTTTTATTAGTACTACACCAATTAGTCAATAATGGAAATACAGTAATAGTGATTGAACACAACATGGATGTGATTAAAACAGCCGATTATATTATTGATTTAGGACCTGAGGGTGGTAAAGAAGGTGGTTATGTATTATTTGAAGGTACTCCTGAAGAAATGATACAACTGAAAAATAATAGCACTGCTGAGTTTTTGAGAGCAGAGTTTCAGTTAAATGAATAAATCAAAAAATACACAGATTTAAGTATATGTAGGAAAAAATTAACCTTACTTTGAAGGAAGTATAATAATTTTATCGGATTGCTTTGTTCGTTCATCTATGATAATGAACATGCCACTGTTTGGTAAATCTATTGTTTTAACATCATTAGCGGGTATATATTCTTGTTTAATAATATCTCCTAAA
This Spirochaetota bacterium DNA region includes the following protein-coding sequences:
- a CDS encoding excinuclease ABC subunit UvrA translates to QVRYKGKNISEVLEMTVEEALSFFENIPKIKKKLQTLYDVGLGYIQLGQSSVTISGGEAQRIKLASELYKKDTGKTLYILDEPTTGLHFEDINKLLLVLHQLVNNGNTVIVIEHNMDVIKTADYIIDLGPEGGKEGGYVLFEGTPEEMIQLKNNSTAEFLRAEFQLNE